Genomic window (Candidatus Nitrosocosmicus franklandus):
CGTCTGCGTTACCAATTGGCGGACTTACTGCACTCAATGCTATAGAAGAATCACGATTGAAAAGAGGCGATTTTCTATTGATATTTGGCGGTGCTGGCAATACAGGCCTTTTTTGTTCACAAATTGGCAAGATAAAGGGTGCTCAAACAATATCCATTTCTTCTAAGCAATGGGTTAAAGAATACGGAGCTGATCTTGTATTGGAAAATAATGCATCCTTAAAAGAAAACATTTCTCGTGTTACCAATGGGAGAATGATTGACCTAGTTATAAATTCTCTTGGAGAAAAAACTTGGAGTCAAGGAATGAATTTGGTAGGAAAGTTGGGTACGATTATTACATATGGAGTACTGACTGGTGGTAACTTATTAACAGATGGTAGATTGCTTTATAATAATCAGATCACAATAAAAGGCACTACTGGCGGATCAGTTAAAGGATTAAACAGGCTGATAGAAATAGTAAAGGAAAATAACATTAAGACTAAAATTTGGAAACGCTATTCTTTGGAAGACTCGAAAAAAGCTATTGAAAAAGTCTTTGATAAGAACAGAGAGGGCCGTATTATAATAGAAAATGGTGGATAAATTATTTTGATAAACTTTAGTACTAAGAAAGTATAATACAATTACTCAATTGGAATTATAACGATACATCTTAAATTACTAACCAAGGTATTACTTTTATAACAAGAAAAAATATTGATAACATATGAATAATCTAGGCAAAATATCTATTGTATTGATAGCTGTTTTCATAGCAGGTAATTCCATGTACCCTATCAATCAGCTGGTTCATGCACAATTAGATATTTTAGAAACACCCACGAATCCTAATAATACGTCCACTTCTTCAACAACTACCACTACTCCTAAAGCCATAGACACCCAGAAAAATGCAAAAATTAAAGAAGCATTAGCCAATATCTTTGAAATTTATCAGGTCTTGGCTGAAAGAGGAGATGTAGACTCGCTACTAAAACTTAATACGATAGAGAGAATATTGCTCGAGTTATTAAAATAAGATATAAAAAATAAACTAAAAACTGGACAGATAAATTTCTTTTTTATATATATTATTGCAGTTGTAAAAAATCTAATATTTTAAAAAAATGGGTTATTGGCCATTCCATGCTAGGGGTGTACCTAACATGTATGGTTTTACCGTCACTGGAATGCTGTTTGCACCAGTTGGTGGAATTGCATTGGATGGATTTGCATCATCAGTCAAGCCTAACAAAGCACTTGTACCATTGTCTGGTCCATCAACTACAATTAAGCCTGCTTGACCTTTGAACAATTGTGCATAGTCATGGTTTACAAATGCATAGACACCTGGTAGGTCAAATACTACATCAACAATTGCATCATTGGATCCACCTATTGTGTATGTTTGTTTGCCTATTCCGCTAACAATGCTACCGTCGGTAACTCTGTCTAATATTTCACCTACTATGTGGAAGTTGACAGGTAAGTCACCATGGTTTAGCAAGAAGAACCTAACATGGTCACCTTGTTTGAAGAATAGAGTTGTTGCATTAGGTGTCTTGGTGATTACTGGGTCATATCCAAATGGGATACCATTGATCCATGAAGCTGTTGGTTGGTGTGCGAACATTGCTGCAGCATCATATTGACCAGATGGATCAAGATAGTATTCTGAGAATTGTAATTGAACTTCCTTTGCATCAGCATCTACTTCGGTTGTAGTTAGAGCGTTAGTACCATTTTCAACACCTACACCTTCATATCCTGTGTATCCAACTTGTGGGTCGACAATCACACCACCAACCATTCCTTGGAATACGTGTTGATCCATTGTCAATACGTTATTTCCTTCACAGTGATACTTGAAGAATCCTGGTTGAGTAGCTACAAAGGAATATTGTTTTGAATCACTTACATTGATAGCCCCAAAGTTAGGTACTGCGCTTATAGTTGAAGCATGGTGATCCAAACTGTGGATCAAAGTATTGTTTGGATGATTAATTATATTGACATTTAAAACATCACCTTGAGTTACACGGATTGTTGGACCGGGGATAGTTCCATTCCATGTTAATGCGGCAACTTGTTGACCACTGGGTAATGTGAGATTCTTCTCGATAGCTACAAATGTTACATTTCTTACTGGAGCATCACTTTCCTCTGCCTCTTCAGTAGAGATTTGTTGGAATGCGCCGCCTATTTTGAAGTTCATATCGGCCAGTGTTAATTGACCTTGCTCATTTGATATTGCAA
Coding sequences:
- a CDS encoding alcohol dehydrogenase catalytic domain-containing protein is translated as MKALFYSKPGIENLVFSDYQLADLREDEILIETKCMSVNPIDYYTVTGIHGLDGPKMKISPYPHIPGTEVAGIVKKKGSKVKTKLIEGDRVIVYNRLFDGTCKYCRNNMEMHCINGGMIGVITNGGYAEYIKVPHHNVIQIPDEISWDIASALPIGGLTALNAIEESRLKRGDFLLIFGGAGNTGLFCSQIGKIKGAQTISISSKQWVKEYGADLVLENNASLKENISRVTNGRMIDLVINSLGEKTWSQGMNLVGKLGTIITYGVLTGGNLLTDGRLLYNNQITIKGTTGGSVKGLNRLIEIVKENNIKTKIWKRYSLEDSKKAIEKVFDKNREGRIIIENGG
- a CDS encoding multicopper oxidase domain-containing protein; the encoded protein is MKSTLAIFALSAVLMSGLILLPGINMKSFAISNEQGQLTLADMNFKIGGAFQQISTEEAEESDAPVRNVTFVAIEKNLTLPSGQQVAALTWNGTIPGPTIRVTQGDVLNVNIINHPNNTLIHSLDHHASTISAVPNFGAINVSDSKQYSFVATQPGFFKYHCEGNNVLTMDQHVFQGMVGGVIVDPQVGYTGYEGVGVENGTNALTTTEVDADAKEVQLQFSEYYLDPSGQYDAAAMFAHQPTASWINGIPFGYDPVITKTPNATTLFFKQGDHVRFFLLNHGDLPVNFHIVGEILDRVTDGSIVSGIGKQTYTIGGSNDAIVDVVFDLPGVYAFVNHDYAQLFKGQAGLIVVDGPDNGTSALLGLTDDANPSNAIPPTGANSIPVTVKPYMLGTPLAWNGQ